From one Chryseobacterium sp. 3008163 genomic stretch:
- the atpG gene encoding ATP synthase F1 subunit gamma produces the protein MANLKEIRGRISSISSTMQITRAMKMVSAAKLKKAQDAIVMLRPYSEKLQEIIQNVNSSSDPDQVSIYAQKREVKKVLFIAVTSNRGLAGAFNSNIVKELNIQFQNNSQYEIEVLTIGKKAYDAVRRSRTVFSNESSVFDKLSFDVVSNVTETVMSNYREGKFDEVYVIYNKFVNAATQDVITEKVLPISMAEIDAKETQVETDYIFEPNKAEILDNLIPKSIKTQVFKAVLDSVASEHGARMTAMHKATDNAQELKNDLVIFYNKARQAAITNEILEIVSGAEALKNS, from the coding sequence ATGGCAAACTTAAAAGAAATACGAGGAAGAATCAGTTCAATTTCATCTACGATGCAAATCACACGTGCTATGAAAATGGTTTCGGCAGCGAAACTAAAGAAAGCACAAGATGCCATCGTAATGTTGAGACCGTATTCTGAAAAATTGCAGGAGATTATCCAGAATGTAAATTCTAGCTCAGATCCTGATCAGGTTTCTATTTATGCTCAAAAAAGAGAGGTTAAAAAAGTGCTTTTCATCGCTGTTACTTCAAACAGAGGTTTGGCAGGTGCATTTAACTCAAATATTGTGAAAGAACTGAATATTCAGTTTCAGAATAATTCTCAGTACGAAATTGAAGTTCTTACCATTGGTAAAAAAGCTTATGATGCGGTAAGAAGAAGCCGTACAGTGTTTTCTAACGAAAGCAGTGTTTTTGATAAGTTAAGTTTTGATGTAGTTTCAAACGTTACCGAAACGGTAATGAGTAACTATAGAGAAGGTAAATTTGACGAAGTGTATGTGATTTACAATAAGTTCGTTAATGCAGCTACTCAGGATGTAATTACAGAAAAAGTTCTTCCAATCTCTATGGCAGAAATTGATGCTAAAGAAACTCAGGTAGAAACAGATTATATTTTCGAACCAAATAAAGCTGAAATTTTAGATAATTTGATTCCTAAATCTATTAAGACTCAGGTTTTCAAAGCAGTGTTAGATTCAGTAGCTTCAGAGCACGGTGCTAGAATGACAGCGATGCACAAAGCAACAGACAACGCACAGGAGTTGAAGAATGACCTAGTTATTTTCTACAACAAAGCAAGACAAGCTGCCATTACAAACGAAATCTTAGAAATCGTTTCTGGAGCAGAAGCTTTGAAAAATTCGTAA
- the atpA gene encoding F0F1 ATP synthase subunit alpha produces MAEINPAEVSAILKQQLANFDTQSNVEEVGTVLTIGDGIARVYGLENVQYGELVKFASDVEGIVLNLEEDNVGVALLGESKLVREGDTVRRTNRISSIKVGEGMLGRVVDTLGNPIDGKGPIEGELYEMPLERKAPGVIYRQPVTEPLQTGIVAIDSMIPVGRGQRELIIGDRQTGKTTVAIDTIINQREFFDAGNPVYCIYVAIGQKASTVAQIVKTLSDKGALAYTVIVAANASDPVPMQVYSAMAGASIGEFFRDTGRPALIIYDDLSKQAVAYRELSLLLRRPPGREAYPGDVFYLHSRLLERAAKVIADDTIASQMNDLPESLRPIVKGGGSLTALPIIETQAGDVSAYIPTNVISITDGQIFLETDLFNSGVRPAINVGISVSRVGGNAQIKSMKKVSGTLKLDQAQYKELEAFAKFGSDLDASTLAVISKGERNVELLKQPVNSPLPVDTQVAMIYAGTENLMRNVPVKKVKEFQEEYIAFLRSKHPETMAAIKAGKIDNDITGVLKQAANDLASKYN; encoded by the coding sequence ATGGCAGAAATAAATCCGGCAGAAGTATCTGCGATCTTAAAACAACAGTTGGCCAACTTCGACACTCAATCAAATGTTGAGGAAGTAGGTACAGTTTTGACCATCGGTGATGGTATTGCTCGTGTATACGGGTTAGAAAATGTACAGTACGGTGAGTTGGTAAAATTTGCTAGCGATGTAGAAGGTATCGTACTAAACTTAGAAGAAGACAACGTAGGTGTGGCTCTTTTAGGTGAAAGTAAATTGGTAAGAGAAGGAGATACAGTAAGAAGAACAAACAGAATCTCTTCTATCAAAGTAGGAGAAGGGATGTTAGGTAGAGTAGTTGATACTCTAGGAAATCCAATCGATGGTAAAGGACCTATCGAAGGTGAATTGTACGAAATGCCATTGGAAAGAAAAGCTCCAGGGGTTATCTACAGACAGCCGGTAACTGAGCCTTTACAGACTGGTATCGTTGCGATTGACTCTATGATCCCTGTAGGAAGAGGTCAGAGAGAGTTGATCATTGGTGACAGACAGACAGGTAAAACTACTGTTGCGATTGATACAATCATCAACCAAAGAGAATTTTTTGATGCAGGAAATCCTGTATATTGTATATATGTTGCGATCGGGCAAAAAGCTTCTACAGTAGCTCAGATTGTAAAAACTTTATCAGATAAAGGTGCTTTAGCTTATACAGTAATTGTTGCTGCTAATGCTTCAGATCCGGTTCCAATGCAGGTTTATTCTGCAATGGCTGGTGCTTCTATCGGTGAGTTCTTCAGAGACACTGGTAGACCTGCTTTGATCATTTATGATGATTTATCTAAACAAGCGGTAGCTTACCGTGAGCTTTCTCTACTATTGAGAAGACCACCGGGCCGTGAAGCTTACCCAGGAGACGTTTTCTATCTTCACTCAAGATTATTGGAAAGAGCTGCAAAAGTGATCGCTGATGATACTATTGCAAGCCAAATGAATGACTTACCTGAGTCTTTAAGACCAATCGTAAAAGGTGGTGGTTCATTAACAGCACTTCCGATTATCGAAACTCAAGCGGGTGACGTTTCTGCATATATCCCGACAAACGTAATCTCTATTACTGACGGACAGATTTTCTTGGAAACTGACTTGTTCAACTCAGGGGTTCGTCCGGCAATCAACGTAGGTATTTCTGTATCTAGAGTTGGTGGTAATGCTCAGATCAAATCAATGAAGAAAGTTTCTGGTACACTTAAATTAGACCAGGCTCAGTATAAAGAATTGGAAGCGTTTGCTAAATTCGGTTCTGACTTAGATGCTTCTACTTTAGCAGTTATCTCTAAAGGAGAAAGAAACGTAGAGTTGTTGAAGCAGCCGGTAAATTCTCCACTTCCTGTAGATACTCAGGTTGCAATGATTTACGCTGGTACAGAGAACTTGATGAGAAACGTTCCTGTGAAAAAAGTAAAAGAATTCCAAGAAGAATATATCGCTTTCTTAAGATCTAAGCACCCTGAAACTATGGCTGCTATCAAAGCTGGGAAAATCGATAATGATATTACAGGTGTTCTTAAGCAGGCTGCTAATGATTTAGCTTCAAAATATAACTAA
- a CDS encoding ATP-dependent Clp protease adaptor ClpS: MIFYNSIKDYENPKRQYEEEVLVLDETDEVYKLILHNDDIHTFDDVIEALIEICKHDLIQAEQCTMLVHYKGKCTVKTGSMDVLKPMHEKLISRSLTSEIV, from the coding sequence ATGATTTTTTATAATAGCATAAAAGATTACGAAAATCCAAAACGTCAGTACGAAGAAGAAGTGCTGGTTTTGGATGAAACCGATGAAGTGTACAAATTAATTTTGCATAACGATGACATTCATACTTTTGATGATGTGATTGAAGCATTAATAGAAATTTGCAAACATGACCTCATACAAGCTGAACAGTGTACAATGCTCGTACATTACAAAGGCAAATGCACAGTAAAAACAGGATCTATGGATGTTTTGAAACCTATGCACGAAAAATTAATTTCAAGAAGCTTAACAAGCGAAATCGTATAA
- a CDS encoding hemolysin family protein, with the protein MDSDVVKLLLALLLVLLNGFFVAAEFSIVKVRYSQIQLKAAEGNSMAKQAEHIIKHLDEYLSATQLGITLASLALGFVGESALHHIFENLFHYFNFQIADATITTIALVSSFLLITVMHIVFGELIPKSLAIRKSEATTMFIAMPLRVFYTVFKPFIWTMNKMSNFFLRLMKVHPASEHEIHSTEELQLLVKQSADSGEIEEENYEIIKNAFDFTDHSAKQIMVPRQNISSIDIAEPVEDIISKIMDGGYSRLPVYKDSIDNIIGIFYAKEIIREYIKRKGEIDHSDLEKLMREAFFVVGSKKISDLLKVFQQKKQHLAVVIDEFGGTEGIITLEDILEELVGEIQDEEDDEEKLVDKVGPNTFWVKATQPLDEINESLPKKLTVSEESEYNTLAGFILHALEDIPEENQEFDLENYHFKILKMNNKSVEMVELIYNGTNIVDDILDKLGED; encoded by the coding sequence ATGGACTCAGACGTCGTCAAGCTTTTATTAGCACTACTCTTAGTATTGCTCAATGGTTTTTTTGTAGCCGCAGAATTCTCTATCGTTAAAGTTCGTTATTCCCAAATTCAGTTGAAAGCTGCCGAAGGAAACTCGATGGCAAAACAAGCTGAACACATCATTAAACATTTAGACGAGTATCTCTCTGCAACTCAGTTAGGGATAACATTAGCTTCACTTGCCTTAGGTTTTGTAGGTGAAAGTGCTCTTCATCATATTTTCGAAAACCTTTTTCACTATTTTAATTTTCAGATTGCAGATGCTACAATAACAACTATTGCATTGGTTTCCAGTTTTCTTTTAATTACTGTAATGCATATTGTCTTTGGAGAGTTGATACCTAAATCATTAGCGATTAGAAAATCAGAAGCAACTACAATGTTCATTGCTATGCCATTGCGTGTTTTCTACACAGTTTTTAAACCATTCATTTGGACGATGAATAAGATGTCGAACTTTTTTTTACGTTTAATGAAAGTGCATCCTGCCTCAGAACACGAAATTCACTCGACAGAAGAACTTCAGCTTTTGGTAAAGCAATCCGCTGACAGTGGAGAAATTGAAGAAGAAAACTACGAAATCATTAAAAATGCTTTTGATTTTACAGATCACTCTGCAAAACAGATTATGGTTCCGCGTCAAAATATTTCATCTATAGACATTGCAGAGCCTGTGGAAGATATTATTTCTAAAATAATGGATGGCGGATATTCTCGACTACCTGTTTACAAAGATTCTATTGATAATATTATCGGAATATTTTATGCCAAAGAAATCATTCGGGAATATATAAAAAGAAAAGGCGAAATAGATCACTCCGATTTAGAAAAGCTAATGAGAGAAGCGTTCTTTGTGGTAGGTAGTAAAAAGATTTCCGATCTTTTAAAAGTTTTCCAACAAAAGAAACAGCATTTAGCAGTAGTAATTGATGAATTTGGTGGAACTGAAGGAATTATTACATTGGAAGATATTCTAGAAGAATTGGTAGGTGAAATTCAGGATGAAGAAGATGATGAGGAAAAATTGGTTGATAAAGTGGGACCAAATACATTTTGGGTAAAAGCGACACAGCCTTTGGACGAAATCAACGAATCTTTACCTAAAAAACTGACCGTTTCTGAAGAAAGTGAGTACAATACTTTGGCCGGATTTATTCTGCACGCCTTAGAAGACATTCCTGAAGAAAATCAGGAATTTGACTTGGAAAATTATCATTTCAAAATCTTAAAAATGAATAATAAGAGCGTTGAAATGGTAGAATTGATTTATAATGGAACTAATATCGTTGATGATATTTTAGACAAATTAGGAGAAGATTAA